GAACGTTAATTATAGAACATGAATGTACAAGTAGTAGCTAGAAGCCTAGAATAGTAATTTGGTGCTCGATCGTGAGACGTACCTTGAGGAATATGGCATCACCTCCTTTGGGAATATTGACAAACATATCTCCTCCAACATGTTCCACACCTgtttgaaataattcatcatAATTAATGAAAAACCTATATGAATAATATCCCTAATACGGCTCAACTATAATAACCTCAAATAGCTTGTAGCTAGCCATTGTGTAACTATCCTAATAAAAATAGATCGACCTGTCAAACAGATTGGTCGGTTTGGGTTATAAAAAATTACTTTCAAGTTCGGGTTAATTTGGTACGTCACTTTCGGGAACATgattacaaatgcttgttcaagacccaaaaTTTCCGGGTTCAGGTCGACTCAACTGGCGTGGTCGGGAAAGATTTTGAAACaagtattatattttttattaatttggttaataaatataaataataagcgcctaaattaacaaactttcatatacaagtttatatttagtcaaattcaaccacaaAATGATGTATtacataatttaaaatcaaaatcatattacactcAACAATATTAACCACAACATGTTTATTGTGTTTAAAGttcctcataatctcattttatTACTACAAATACAACGATTGGTCACGAAATCTTGTTCAAAACCCAGTATTTTTGGGTGTGGTCAATTTTTGACAGGtaataatataaatttaaaCGTAAATGAAAAATTTACCTGGATAAGTTAACGCGTCAGCAACAACATGAGGCTGATCGAAGTTAATACCTTTGATAGTTGGGTATTGAGAAAGGATCATGTTGAGTATAGCTCCGTTACCTCCACCGACATCGACTAACGACGAGAGACCCTCGAATCCCTTGTAAGTCCTTAAAATTTTGCGCATAATAAGGGTTGAATGATCGGACATGGCCTTGTGGAACCCCTTTCGATACTCAGTATTTTTGCCAATGTACTCGTAAAAAGTCATTCCATGCGCCTTTTTGAATGGTTCTTCACCTTCAAGAATTGCATCTTTTATGCATAAGCTGCAAAAAAGTCAATGAAAACACATGATCGATAGACTAGTGAAAAGGGTGCACATAATTTAATGGTCGATTCGATTAATTGAGAAACTTTAAGGTCTTTGAATTGAGATGATACTAAAATTGATATGATGTTCATTCCCGTCAACCCCTTAATCTTTACCAAAGGTGTTTGCCAAACAACTTCAACAGTTTAACTGTTTAAGAGGGTGTTCGGTTATGATTGGAGAAAAAAATAGTCTTTTCAGGTGAATTAGAGGCTTAGCCATttcaaaaaactaaagaaaatgttTGGTTATAAGAGGTTTTGATGAGAGTTAATTTTGAGATGAAAAAGCTAGAGGTTTAAAGAAGTGAGGGTAAAATGACAACTTTATCTTATTATTGAATAAAATTACCACTCTTGCCTACCAACATCGATTATTTTATATCGATATCCTTAATAGTCATTCACATAGTAAACAACTACGATATAATAAATAACAACTAAATTACCAAACACTTTACACATGCCGCTAATTAATAACGCCGCCTGAGTTAACTAGTCTTAAAATTTAGCGGCTTGTCATTTGAGATATCTGAAATGGCTTGTCAAACAAagaataatactccctccgtttctttttgatcttcctgtttggaGTTTTGGGTGGAAATTAAGAAACTGGAATCTTTTAATGATtaggtgtaagagtaatgattgggtgtaagagaaaataataaataaatgaagaaagtaataaagaaatgaaggagagagaagatatttttatgaaagtaataaaaaatcataaaagtgagGTTTGGTGGGTGAATAGGGAAAtgtaaatgaattaaataagggatggtggggaaatttatggtaaaaagtcatgtcccaaaatagaaacaggaagatcaaatagaaacgacatttatagaaacaggaagatcaaaaagaaatggagggagtacatagTAGGAAAATAGTGACTTACCAACTTTGTTTCAAAGCATTATACATCAAAGTGTTTGAGAAAGAACCCAAAGAAACACCATCCTCATTAGCAGTCAAGAATTTACAAACCGGGGCTAGACCATAACGCCTCTCAACCTTCCCACCAGGGAGGGTGGTAGGAGTGACAGTTAGGATGGAGTGACTAACTAAAAAGTCAAGCAAGCGGCCGAGGTTAACCGTTGCAACCACCAGGTTCTCGGTAGGTAACTTGGCCACGATCTCGGCCGCCGATAGTTGTGCTAAAGGACCACATTTCTTGATGGTCTCGAACACGTCGAGGTCTTTCACAGCTTTAAGAACCTCAAACTTGATATTGTCACTAAGTAGAGACAGAGCAAAGAAAGAtgcttcttcttcctcttcttctcctAGATCCCAATATGAGCTCATTTCTCCTACACCATTTGTGACTGAtcccatttttttattttttgagattgtTATTGTATATTTGTATGAGTTTTAATGGCTATTTATATTCCAAGTATTACTAATTTTGACGGAAATTGATTTGATATAAAACCCCGGGTAACGTTTCCTTTGAAAAGAAGTAACAATTTACATACTACGTAAAACGATTTCTTTGGCGCTTCCTTATTTGACTTTTTCATTATGGAATTTTCGAATGTGTTTTAGTCATAATTATGTAGGGCTTGAATTGAATTTGCATTCATTGTGCACTAGCTTAGGAATTACGGAGTTCGAGTAACAACTTTGGTCTAAATTCGAGAACTTGGACTTTTCAAGGACACATTTTTCCTACAAGGTGTACTATTTGATTGACCTTATGTTCTGGGTCTTGGTGATTATTTTTATTTGAGCTGGAAAATTCTGACACGATACAAACTGCATAGGAAAAATGAGAGTTATTGATGAAATAATGTTGAGGTTTTTCAACCTGCTTATATTCGACACGAACACGACTCAACATGACACGTTAATCGGTTTATGTTGTCTAAATTACATACTTAATTCCTCTATATCTAGATAAATGTACGTATTATTGCAATTCTGACATTTATGAAATGGTTCATGGTACAATAGTTCATAACTTCATACTACTAGTGTCAAACCTTGTGAAATGGTTCATACTACTCTGTACTAGGAGGAAGTAaaaacacatatctgatatgtgtgtccaaatacatatcagaacataagacaaaataggaaaaaggacaaaaaaaaaattaaatggtacttttctaaacacaaatggtacttttttttacagaatggtattagaatggtactttttttacatgaatggtacttccttttttgtcttttagctatttgtcttttagttgatatgtgtttGTTGTTGCATGCCCGATATCCGCCTCGACGCACTCCTGTACTAGTGTCAAACCTTAAGCGTTTGACATTTTCATGTGGGCCCTCACCTTTTGTACTCTTGCAAAGGCTTAGCTTTGCACTCCTCCTCCTTGATTCCTTTCTTCAGTATTCTACTTCGGCAACTGTTTTCAGttttcttttcctcttttccctttttccttttttggtaggtagaaatatatatatatatatatatatatatatatatatatatatatatatatatatatatatatatatatatatatataaatgtttCAAGATGAAATGAAGAAGTTTGTTAGTTAGATTAATGGGTTTACGTACTCTTGAATTTGCAATTGCATTGGGCTGTGTGTCGTCTAAAACGGATACAACTCAACTACTCAAGTAATAATTGAATCGAAACTCAATTACCAAAAGAAATGTTGAAGAACCAGGATTACATTGAGAGTTGGCATACAGAAGTCCGTGTGTTTAAGTCATTGGAGCATGAAAACATTGTGCGACATTACCATTATTCTTGGATTAAACATGATTACCGAGCGTTTTACTACTGGGAATTTGGTTGAGTTCTTCGAGAAACATGTTATTAAAGATATTACACCAGTCAAGGATAGTAGACAGATTCTGATAGGGTTGAATTATCTTCACAGTTAAGAGCGCAGAGAAGTTGGACACAGGTTAATTTGCTAATGACAAAATGTTAGGAATAGTACGAGATAACAATCTAGACAAAGCACACACAATATTAATAACGTGGTAATGacaaaaggcaagtgtatccttaaataaatacagagggagtattattcaTGGGTAATATATTATTGAAAGGAAAATATTGGGTTGTGTTGTTTTATTCATGGGTATATGCCTTTATCtatattacaaattagatttcaCTTCGTAGGTTTCAATAGTAATATAGACTTCTATCTTATATAATATAACTCCACCACATACCTACGATATTCTATCGTCTAGGATAAATACGTTATGACATTTATCGAGTTAGAATTACTTATTAGAATTCCCCAGAACTACTTATTATCAGAGGATAGAATTCACACCAATGTCAGTCAGTTACAAAGTCTGAAGTAACTAATTGTTTAGTTTGAACATTATTAATTTCTATTTCAGTAGTCTTATACTCTGATGCATGATTATCGTCTCTAAGCGCGCTTATATCACAACTCCCGCATGATTATCGTCTCTAAGCGCGCTTATATCACAACTCCCTTATGTACGCGTTGTTCTTGTGTTGGTACCCTTTAGAATGAGACAGTAGAAAGAATAAGTAAAAGATTAAGCATCCTTTATTAAGATAGAGAATCACCTTTCAAAAGCTGGACATATGATCATAACTCAAGTCACAATCAAAAGTATACAACATATCATAACACCATACCCAAAATCATATCCATAAAATACATACAATAAGCTGAGATAATGATCCAATTGATTAATTAACTTGACTTTTTCAAAAACTCCATGACCTTAGTATCATAAGCTGAGCATGCCACTCTAAACCCTTCAAATCCAGATCCTTTAGCCAAGGCCTCAAACTCTTGTTCTGTCCTTTCTTTACCACCCGGGTTGTGAGCTAACATGATCGCATCCACGTGGAAGACGGTCCTTGCTGCGTGGCTAGTTTCCGGTGCCACTGGGAGGATGTACTCGCAGACAATCACTTTTCCATGGTCTGGTAAGGAAGCAAAGCAATTCTTCAAGAACTTTAGGCAATGCTCGTCACTCCAGTCGTGGCAAATCCACTGCATAACAAAGAATTTCACATGTCATTAATGTTGATtcctggttttgatgatgacaagcttacCTTCTACTAATAGTTCGTTTTGGAGAATGTCAGGAACAGGTTAATAACTAAGAAGAAC
This genomic stretch from Spinacia oleracea cultivar Varoflay chromosome 3, BTI_SOV_V1, whole genome shotgun sequence harbors:
- the LOC110797580 gene encoding caffeic acid 3-O-methyltransferase, with the protein product MGSVTNGVGEMSSYWDLGEEEEEEASFFALSLLSDNIKFEVLKAVKDLDVFETIKKCGPLAQLSAAEIVAKLPTENLVVATVNLGRLLDFLVSHSILTVTPTTLPGGKVERRYGLAPVCKFLTANEDGVSLGSFSNTLMYNALKQSCLCIKDAILEGEEPFKKAHGMTFYEYIGKNTEYRKGFHKAMSDHSTLIMRKILRTYKGFEGLSSLVDVGGGNGAILNMILSQYPTIKGINFDQPHVVADALTYPGVEHVGGDMFVNIPKGGDAIFLKWILHCFGDEACTKILKNCYAALPEDRGKVVICEYLLPDPDVTTNDIAANSVVQFDVMMMVLPGGKERTENEFKDLALAAGFHGFEVVCSAYNVKIIELLKIN